A single genomic interval of uncultured Desulfobacter sp. harbors:
- the cas1 gene encoding CRISPR-associated endonuclease Cas1, protein MNSPGTLVKQKNEIFLFQNKENKLELSPLKLESIIISNQAMISTPAISLALEHNIDLVFLDKYGFPMGRVWFSKMGSTAMIRRKQLEAAEQDSGTSLVVSMVKQKLNNQIAFLKKLKYARPEKKEMFDAPVYTIENSLASLDLELTNLEESRSLIMGFEGAAGRAYFFCISRLMPEKYRFKGRSKRPALNPFNAVLNYCYGVLYSRVEKACIIAGLDPFVGFMHTDNYNKKSLVFDLIEPFRIFADQVAVYFFTGKKAKDQYFDIQEKACSLNEKGKPHVIEALNKHLEEKIRYRRRNVKRKHMISHEAHRLANILLEDSGMARPDWLNIKEF, encoded by the coding sequence GTGAACTCACCAGGAACTCTGGTAAAGCAAAAAAATGAAATATTTTTATTTCAGAACAAGGAAAATAAACTGGAATTGTCGCCCCTGAAACTGGAATCAATCATCATTTCCAACCAGGCTATGATCTCTACACCAGCCATTTCCCTGGCCCTGGAGCATAATATCGACCTGGTATTCCTCGACAAGTACGGCTTTCCCATGGGGAGGGTCTGGTTTTCAAAAATGGGCTCTACCGCCATGATCCGGCGAAAGCAGCTTGAAGCGGCGGAACAGGACAGTGGGACCAGCCTGGTTGTCAGCATGGTCAAACAAAAATTAAACAACCAGATTGCCTTTCTTAAGAAACTCAAATATGCCCGGCCCGAAAAAAAAGAGATGTTTGACGCGCCTGTTTATACCATTGAAAATTCTCTTGCATCATTGGATTTGGAGCTGACCAATCTTGAGGAATCCAGATCCTTGATCATGGGGTTTGAAGGCGCTGCCGGCCGTGCCTATTTTTTCTGCATCTCCAGACTCATGCCGGAGAAATACCGGTTCAAAGGCCGCTCAAAGCGCCCGGCCCTGAATCCTTTCAATGCCGTGCTGAATTATTGCTACGGTGTGCTTTATTCCCGGGTGGAAAAAGCCTGCATCATTGCCGGCCTTGATCCTTTTGTAGGGTTCATGCACACAGATAACTATAATAAAAAATCCCTGGTGTTTGATCTCATTGAACCATTCCGAATCTTCGCAGATCAGGTGGCTGTCTATTTTTTTACCGGCAAAAAGGCAAAAGACCAATATTTCGATATCCAGGAAAAGGCCTGCAGTCTGAATGAAAAAGGCAAGCCCCATGTCATAGAAGCCTTGAACAAGCATTTGGAGGAAAAGATCCGCTACCGCAGAAGAAACGTTAAACGGAAACACATGATCAGCCACGAAGCCCACCGCCTTGCCAATATCCTCCTGGAAGATTCAGGCATGGCCCGGCCTGACTGGCTTAACATAAAGGAGTTTTAG
- the cas2 gene encoding CRISPR-associated endonuclease Cas2: MSSILAWIMYDIVEDKPRNKIAKICKKYGLTRVQYSIFLGRLDTNRFDELAEQCLDLMDEDTDSVYLFPFCQDDFRRIQVMGQGFDKKLVNDEILSKFF, from the coding sequence ATGAGTTCCATCCTGGCCTGGATCATGTACGATATTGTGGAAGACAAGCCCCGGAACAAAATTGCCAAGATATGCAAAAAATACGGACTGACCCGTGTCCAGTACAGCATATTCCTGGGCCGCCTGGACACCAATCGTTTCGATGAACTGGCCGAGCAGTGCCTGGACCTCATGGATGAAGATACGGACAGCGTATACCTTTTCCCATTCTGCCAGGATGACTTTCGCCGTATCCAGGTCATGGGCCAGGGATTTGATAAGAAGCTGGTGAATGATGAAATTTTGTCAAAATTCTTTTAA
- a CDS encoding CRISPR-associated endonuclease Cas6: MKIAILYFNDIRLTPNQIHKFRGYVGNVFAEHDIIHNHSTETGKSIYRYPLIQFKLIDKTPCIIALTEEAIEVFTKIFMIMDEINIEGRIIPINEKDLKIENSDFGFSRETFLYEFVSPWLALNQRNFHLFNEMTDKADRDSLLKRILTGNILSTAKYLGCHLSPEERIETNLNIKPSKATLKGKSMIGFKGVFKTNFMLPDHIGLGKSVSRGFGTIQKIL, from the coding sequence ATGAAAATAGCGATCCTCTATTTCAATGATATCCGACTAACCCCAAACCAAATCCACAAATTCCGGGGGTATGTTGGAAATGTCTTTGCAGAGCATGATATAATTCACAATCATAGTACGGAGACAGGCAAAAGCATATACCGGTATCCGTTGATACAGTTCAAACTCATTGATAAAACGCCCTGCATCATTGCATTAACAGAAGAAGCCATAGAGGTATTTACAAAAATTTTCATGATAATGGATGAAATCAATATTGAAGGCCGAATCATCCCCATCAATGAGAAAGACCTGAAAATAGAAAATTCAGATTTTGGCTTCTCACGGGAAACATTCCTTTATGAATTTGTGTCTCCATGGCTTGCGCTGAATCAACGCAACTTTCATCTGTTCAACGAAATGACGGACAAGGCAGACAGGGATTCTCTTCTTAAAAGAATACTGACCGGGAATATCCTGTCCACGGCCAAATATCTCGGATGCCATCTGTCGCCTGAAGAAAGGATTGAAACCAATCTGAATATCAAACCGTCCAAGGCCACCTTGAAGGGGAAATCAATGATCGGTTTCAAGGGTGTATTTAAAACAAATTTCATGCTGCCGGACCATATCGGGCTCGGCAAATCCGTATCACGGGGATTCGGGACGATTCAAAAAATTTTATAA
- a CDS encoding translocation/assembly module TamB domain-containing protein: MATPTDFQTPSSKTTRSPGKFLQRRWFRVIFFTCLLGLCLVTGLVGAGLFFIETKPAQDFIQKQVNKTIPGTLSWEQFRLDLRAGRVEISGIHLKGVSGKELAGISLVAAKVGWSGLTRQKIELARILIDKPVLDISMSEQGDVDILSALIADTGSPADAKASEPDKSPGIDFWVREFKVNQAQIKVTAPEFNADLPELSVEVNGFKLADLSASAKVVLAGGHLELGDMDLALDSFNVQARIDKDKISNIDIHAGMPGIGLNAKGSVAGLLGTVTPDIAATLDVEAPLATKALGLPEDLIQGNGRIDLTIKGGIDNPVADIQFTFGRGRINKTAISGINVYAGLKDRHLTFKNCRINLPAGTIPFGGDVDLSKTFPKGFTSPMADLNTLAYTFFLSPDNLALDALELGENTPEGKVAAQVRVKGRGVIPGQMSAHADLDVTAHDLILPRMSGPAKVQFKAGAELKKERLTLTGLTLDGPGMTGTGSFRLDMPGFDPRTMTMTGNLDLDAADISVPLSLVGQTGSGSAGVHAVVTGALPAPNLTLDVNAGNLVFKGFQADEVLCKARMDKGVLQIQELTLKHNQGSLNAGGILALGEKKGQKHSLDLTVEFNQLELDELAPELGARGTFSGKVTGTGSLEKPDIQLSLSGQNPGFKTYALDNIQAQLTFVNNILTFEQARIKKNNAHLDITGQVNAADKTLDVRAVIPETDLKGIDPATDAALDSGRLGMELFAKGSLLAPDISGRIKARDLRIPNAPDMAADAVIDIEVHGPLDTPEALQASINISRLALAKQEQMLIRIENAAAQLKDGRFKLDPVPVRILDKGQLTLWANGDIKGDLAAEVSGSLPVSILVPLANGINFAEGDILISLGANGKTASPDFSGSVEFSNMTLDLQALEEPLQNVNGRIVLTPEAIDIQDVTAVLGDGEIALTGTAELKNGIPDTFKLNLDAGQVPVDVPDTLEMTLSSQLTWAGTMDKSAITGRIDIFEGTYYKDVDLSLISIAAQTTKKSRPKIREPGPDFLKTIGLNIYVTRREAIAVDNNLALMSISPNISIRGTAYAPSLDGRAVVDEGTITFQKAQFEITEGSIDFINPYKIEPEIRLIAETTISSYTITLSVTGTPDDLVLEFSSDLDATDADIFSLIAFGKTTDELSSGGSDGESMSTAAIAKMMLDSLSDTIKETTGLSEVSFIMNHEGNETSVYVGLGAELSRQLSVSYGIDINDGETVQKVTTYYKLLEHLLLSSFQDTSGKLGGELRYRLEFR, encoded by the coding sequence ATGGCAACCCCCACAGATTTCCAAACCCCTTCTTCCAAGACAACCCGCAGTCCCGGCAAATTTTTACAAAGACGCTGGTTTCGGGTCATTTTTTTTACATGTTTACTGGGCCTTTGTCTTGTAACCGGGCTGGTTGGTGCCGGTCTTTTTTTTATTGAGACCAAGCCTGCCCAGGACTTTATTCAAAAGCAGGTCAATAAGACGATTCCCGGTACCCTGTCATGGGAGCAGTTTCGTCTGGATCTTAGAGCGGGCAGGGTGGAGATTTCAGGAATTCATCTTAAGGGCGTCTCCGGAAAAGAACTGGCCGGCATTTCTTTGGTGGCGGCCAAGGTTGGCTGGTCTGGGTTGACCCGACAGAAAATTGAACTGGCCCGAATTCTGATTGACAAGCCTGTCCTTGATATCAGCATGTCGGAGCAGGGGGATGTTGACATTTTGTCGGCCCTGATTGCTGACACCGGATCGCCGGCGGATGCCAAGGCTTCCGAGCCTGATAAATCCCCGGGCATTGATTTTTGGGTCCGTGAATTCAAGGTGAATCAAGCACAGATAAAAGTGACAGCCCCGGAATTTAACGCGGATCTTCCGGAGTTATCCGTTGAGGTGAACGGGTTTAAATTGGCCGACCTTTCCGCTTCGGCTAAAGTGGTCCTGGCCGGAGGTCATCTGGAATTGGGAGACATGGATCTTGCCCTTGACTCCTTTAATGTCCAGGCCCGCATTGACAAGGACAAAATTTCAAATATTGATATCCATGCCGGGATGCCGGGGATTGGACTTAATGCCAAAGGATCTGTTGCAGGCCTTTTGGGTACAGTGACACCGGACATCGCTGCCACCCTTGATGTGGAAGCACCTTTGGCCACAAAGGCGCTGGGGTTGCCGGAGGATCTGATCCAGGGGAACGGCCGGATTGATCTGACCATTAAAGGCGGCATCGATAATCCCGTTGCCGATATCCAATTTACGTTTGGCCGGGGACGTATAAATAAAACTGCCATATCAGGCATAAATGTTTACGCCGGGCTTAAGGATCGGCATTTGACCTTTAAAAACTGCCGGATAAATCTGCCGGCCGGGACCATTCCTTTTGGTGGTGATGTGGATTTGTCAAAAACCTTTCCAAAAGGGTTTACAAGCCCAATGGCCGACCTAAATACCCTGGCCTATACCTTTTTTTTAAGTCCGGACAACCTGGCCCTGGATGCCCTTGAATTAGGAGAAAATACCCCGGAAGGAAAAGTTGCCGCCCAGGTCCGGGTCAAGGGCCGGGGTGTGATCCCCGGGCAGATGTCTGCCCATGCCGATTTGGATGTCACGGCTCATGACCTGATCCTGCCCCGGATGTCCGGACCGGCAAAGGTGCAGTTCAAGGCCGGTGCTGAGCTGAAAAAAGAGCGTCTGACCCTCACCGGCTTGACCCTGGACGGACCGGGCATGACCGGTACAGGGTCTTTTCGGCTGGATATGCCGGGGTTTGATCCCCGGACCATGACAATGACCGGAAATCTGGACCTGGATGCAGCGGACATCTCAGTTCCTTTAAGCCTCGTGGGCCAAACTGGTTCGGGCAGTGCCGGTGTCCATGCCGTGGTTACGGGTGCTTTACCGGCACCGAACCTGACCCTGGATGTCAATGCCGGCAATCTTGTTTTCAAAGGATTCCAGGCCGATGAAGTGCTTTGCAAGGCACGAATGGACAAGGGGGTACTCCAGATTCAGGAGCTGACCCTTAAACACAACCAGGGATCGCTCAATGCCGGTGGAATCCTGGCGCTGGGTGAAAAAAAAGGCCAAAAGCATTCCCTGGACTTAACCGTTGAATTTAATCAACTTGAACTGGACGAACTGGCCCCGGAACTGGGGGCCAGGGGGACTTTTTCCGGTAAAGTGACCGGTACCGGGTCTCTGGAAAAGCCGGATATTCAGCTATCACTTTCGGGACAAAATCCGGGGTTTAAAACATATGCCCTGGACAACATCCAGGCACAGCTTACGTTCGTCAACAATATCCTAACCTTTGAACAGGCTCGCATCAAAAAAAATAACGCACACTTGGACATTACCGGGCAGGTCAATGCGGCGGACAAAACCCTTGATGTCCGGGCCGTGATCCCGGAAACCGACCTTAAGGGTATTGACCCGGCCACTGATGCCGCCCTGGACTCGGGCCGGCTGGGGATGGAACTTTTTGCCAAGGGCAGTCTGCTGGCGCCGGATATTTCAGGGCGCATTAAAGCCCGGGATCTGCGTATTCCCAACGCCCCGGACATGGCGGCGGATGCCGTTATCGACATAGAAGTGCACGGGCCTTTGGATACCCCGGAAGCGTTACAGGCATCAATTAATATCTCCCGGCTGGCACTGGCCAAACAGGAACAGATGCTGATTCGCATTGAAAATGCCGCAGCCCAGCTTAAAGATGGCCGGTTCAAGCTTGATCCGGTGCCGGTCCGAATTTTGGACAAAGGACAGCTTACCCTATGGGCCAACGGCGATATTAAAGGAGATCTGGCTGCAGAAGTCTCCGGCAGCCTGCCTGTCTCTATACTGGTTCCCCTGGCAAACGGGATAAATTTTGCAGAAGGGGATATTCTGATTTCGTTGGGGGCCAATGGCAAAACCGCTTCTCCTGATTTCAGTGGAAGTGTTGAATTCTCAAACATGACCTTGGACCTCCAGGCCTTGGAAGAGCCTTTGCAGAATGTTAACGGCCGCATTGTACTGACCCCTGAGGCAATTGACATCCAGGATGTTACAGCCGTTCTTGGCGATGGTGAAATAGCGCTGACCGGAACGGCCGAACTGAAAAACGGCATACCGGATACGTTTAAACTGAACCTTGACGCCGGCCAGGTGCCGGTGGACGTACCTGATACCCTGGAGATGACGTTGAGCAGTCAACTGACCTGGGCCGGTACCATGGATAAATCAGCGATCACCGGCCGGATAGACATCTTTGAAGGTACCTACTATAAAGATGTTGATTTAAGTCTGATAAGCATAGCCGCCCAGACAACCAAAAAATCCCGCCCCAAAATACGGGAACCCGGGCCGGATTTTCTAAAGACCATTGGGCTTAATATTTATGTCACCCGCAGGGAAGCCATTGCCGTGGACAACAACCTGGCACTTATGAGCATCAGTCCCAATATCAGTATCAGGGGAACCGCGTATGCGCCGTCCCTGGATGGCCGGGCCGTGGTGGATGAGGGCACTATTACTTTTCAGAAAGCTCAATTCGAAATTACTGAAGGGTCCATTGATTTCATCAATCCGTATAAAATCGAACCCGAGATTCGCCTGATCGCTGAAACCACGATATCTTCCTATACCATTACCCTGTCTGTGACCGGCACGCCGGATGACCTGGTGCTTGAATTTTCTTCTGATCTTGATGCTACGGATGCAGATATTTTTTCCTTGATTGCCTTTGGCAAAACTACGGATGAATTGAGCTCCGGGGGAAGTGACGGAGAGTCGATGTCAACAGCGGCCATTGCCAAGATGATGTTGGATTCTTTAAGTGACACAATTAAGGAGACCACGGGATTAAGCGAAGTCAGCTTCATCATGAATCATGAAGGTAACGAAACCAGTGTATATGTCGGTTTAGGCGCAGAACTTTCCCGCCAGCTCAGTGTCTCATACGGCATAGATATTAATGACGGAGAGACCGTGCAGAAGGTTACTACCTATTACAAACTTCTGGAACACCTGCTGTTAAGCAGTTTTCAGGACACCAGCGGCAAGTTGGGCGGTGAACTCAGATACAGGCTGGAGTTCAGATGA
- a CDS encoding XRE family transcriptional regulator gives MSNDLKFVGDNIRSFRRSRNWTLAQLASKIGIQEGPLGRIERGANLPSATVIYNLAQALDIPIDALFAPDLSQARAKAAETDTVYVSIEPDTAVPQKSLLLACRELMSAFHTLEDILGVQKHALLPLSIPFEPDYAGMEQLAAQVRSAMGMGDAVIFDYLELFENFGLRILLFPFMKSADDVDGLSFFEPVYQNAFFFINSRKSPEKQLFCLATELGKILIFNQMKIRKDTLFSETDPASGPRPINAKRAAKHFAAAFLMPDSAVKTTVGQLGITPDTWTWDLVLRIKHRFGISTEAFVYRLKELHLITEESSNTYIQKIKTHYKQTGFGEPDTSRRILNANGRFFDLLLTASVIESEETEEIDEIVTKYKIESA, from the coding sequence ATGTCTAATGACTTAAAGTTTGTCGGAGACAACATCCGTTCTTTCCGCCGGTCACGCAACTGGACCCTGGCACAGCTTGCCTCGAAAATCGGCATCCAGGAAGGGCCGTTGGGACGCATTGAGCGTGGCGCCAACCTGCCGTCGGCCACGGTTATCTATAATCTGGCCCAGGCACTGGATATTCCCATTGACGCCCTGTTTGCCCCGGACCTGTCCCAGGCCAGGGCGAAAGCCGCGGAAACAGACACCGTCTATGTGTCCATTGAGCCCGATACGGCAGTTCCCCAAAAGTCATTGTTATTAGCCTGCAGGGAACTGATGTCAGCTTTCCATACCCTTGAAGACATCCTTGGTGTTCAAAAACATGCCCTGCTGCCTTTGTCCATTCCCTTTGAACCGGATTACGCCGGTATGGAACAGCTTGCAGCCCAGGTCAGATCCGCCATGGGCATGGGCGATGCCGTAATATTCGATTATCTTGAACTCTTTGAAAATTTCGGATTGCGAATTCTGTTATTTCCTTTCATGAAATCTGCAGACGATGTTGACGGACTCTCTTTTTTTGAACCCGTGTACCAGAACGCCTTTTTTTTCATTAATTCTCGAAAAAGCCCGGAAAAACAATTGTTCTGTCTTGCCACAGAACTGGGCAAAATCCTGATTTTCAATCAAATGAAAATTAGAAAAGACACGCTTTTTTCGGAAACCGACCCGGCTTCCGGACCCCGGCCCATCAACGCCAAACGGGCTGCCAAGCATTTTGCCGCCGCATTTCTCATGCCTGACTCCGCAGTGAAAACCACCGTGGGCCAGCTGGGCATTACCCCTGACACCTGGACCTGGGATCTTGTCCTGCGCATCAAACACAGGTTCGGTATATCCACCGAAGCCTTTGTTTACCGGCTCAAAGAACTGCACCTGATCACTGAAGAATCGAGCAACACCTACATACAAAAAATTAAAACCCACTACAAACAAACCGGTTTTGGCGAACCTGATACTTCCCGCCGGATACTTAACGCCAATGGGCGGTTTTTTGATCTTTTGTTAACGGCATCAGTCATTGAATCTGAAGAAACAGAAGAAATTGATGAAATAGTGACCAAGTATAAAATTGAAAGCGCATAA
- a CDS encoding AAA family ATPase, producing the protein MLNYFRNKQARLIQAAPEHFIRKKYLKKLLSPNRLVGIIGQRGIGKTTLLLQYLKTNFSMSEFLYVSADDIYIADTTLYDLTDEFSILGGKVIVFDEIHKYKNWAQELKNIYDSFPEMMIRFSGSSMLNILYEKYDLSRRCVTIHMETLSFHEFLGLSENKILAQYSLDEIIKNGSQISLDLALSNTKLYSSFLEYLKYGAYPFFIEDRDEFKTKLFNALQKIINEDIPSCNKMEYGHVSVFKRLIAKLIKSGVPYKVNVAGLSRELGITPPTLNTYLDMLNDTKIFHSIKKYSAKISRKPEKLLFNNTNILYTFAEEFGVDANIGTVRETFFAGCFPQIYYSDIGDFRVQDMIFEIGGKNKTFKQIYNVKNSYLVIDTNYTTDSRKIPLWLFGLQQF; encoded by the coding sequence ATGTTAAACTATTTTAGAAACAAACAGGCAAGACTGATTCAGGCTGCGCCTGAACATTTTATCCGGAAAAAATATTTAAAGAAACTTCTGTCCCCCAACAGACTTGTTGGAATTATTGGTCAAAGGGGTATTGGTAAAACAACATTGCTTTTACAATATCTTAAAACAAATTTTAGTATGAGCGAGTTTTTATACGTAAGTGCAGATGACATATATATTGCAGATACAACTCTTTATGATCTGACGGATGAATTTTCAATTTTAGGAGGAAAGGTTATTGTATTTGATGAAATACATAAATATAAAAACTGGGCCCAGGAATTAAAAAATATTTATGATTCATTTCCTGAGATGATGATCCGGTTCAGTGGATCATCTATGCTGAATATTCTATATGAAAAATATGATTTGAGCAGAAGGTGCGTAACAATTCATATGGAAACATTAAGTTTTCATGAATTTCTTGGACTCAGTGAAAATAAAATTCTTGCACAATATTCTCTGGATGAAATAATTAAAAATGGTTCACAAATCAGTCTTGATCTTGCACTTTCCAATACCAAACTATACAGCAGTTTTCTTGAGTATTTAAAATATGGGGCTTATCCGTTTTTTATCGAGGACAGAGATGAATTTAAAACCAAGTTGTTTAACGCGTTACAGAAAATCATCAATGAGGATATCCCTTCCTGCAATAAGATGGAATATGGTCATGTTTCCGTGTTTAAAAGACTTATTGCAAAGCTTATTAAATCCGGGGTGCCGTATAAAGTGAATGTCGCAGGGTTATCCCGGGAATTAGGGATTACGCCGCCCACGCTGAATACATATCTGGATATGCTGAATGATACAAAAATTTTTCATTCCATCAAAAAATATTCAGCTAAAATCTCCAGGAAACCTGAAAAATTACTTTTTAATAATACGAACATTCTCTATACCTTTGCTGAAGAATTTGGCGTTGATGCCAATATAGGAACCGTGCGTGAAACGTTTTTTGCCGGTTGTTTTCCCCAAATTTATTATTCAGATATTGGAGATTTCAGGGTTCAGGATATGATATTTGAAATCGGTGGAAAAAATAAAACGTTTAAGCAGATTTATAATGTAAAAAATAGTTATCTTGTTATTGATACAAACTATACCACGGACAGTCGAAAAATACCGCTGTGGTTATTTGGGTTACAGCAATTCTAA
- the bamA gene encoding outer membrane protein assembly factor BamA codes for MMMRFYFFIFAACVYLGGAVAVSAADPGKVTDINIIIKAPSEKQAFWQSIASSFIPINVGDEYSIEAMDIAVKALTQSQLFEFINVPDPEKTEQGVVLTFELTPFFRIQDIQIKNAFPLFEQEVLNAMTIKVGGVYQALKMADQAERVEKLFKRRGYYAPKVNISAVKQGNRYDIEVDIDKGPFHNIHKVKFEGNDNIGQARLKFVTSAWRKSLLPWHGNRFTDKMMKEDIKKVTQFYREKGYADVQVAAKTVPVKGSDALDVIFTIDEGPLYKIDIQGNDAFYKWSLKKELLLEEKGNKNDFALKKSMQNIKKRYETKGFRDAEVKDEKEDSQRPGVRQVNIVIDEGLKHTVSELKINGANTLPFEELKKNILTREKGAFSKTELKDDLKAVKALYVTKGFTKIKVNKKVKISDAPDKNEKQVAVEIIINEGPRTTVEQVNVQGLSVISLDEASDVMALKKGSWYDSALLDDDMSALQQAVSEKGYPHVQVKADSKFSRDRTRIRITYHVDQGPKVVVGRIFYVGGLRIKQKELEDEMEIAPGDPFSMLKIVDSRRNIQDLNAVDSVRVRIAGLKNRQPEADLIVEISEKKPYYVELAVGYDTSRHLYMEAGIGDKDFFGKNLNAEAGLEFSQVGYGMNFSLTEPRFLSTRFTSTSKAYIQENEAFNKDYGIRTYGLSQTFLRNFKDKKINLSLGGGYEYRDRYLRVDRELDDDEEDDYGVRHIGQVNTGITWRTTDSLVRPRKGLFASTTFDVFKGTDSSLDDFYKYGLELRYYFPVTNDLVIAMRGRYGYMDTYRGNTNISDDQLYYLGGASTVRGFDENMLQYDDDDNAVGGRSMMLGSVEARYDLTLNYEFALFFDTGALTQIQEPGISESFRSSAGIGLRRQTPVGPISLLYGWKLNPRADESKGAFYFSMGYTF; via the coding sequence ATGATGATGCGATTTTATTTTTTTATTTTTGCGGCCTGTGTTTATCTGGGAGGGGCTGTGGCTGTATCTGCGGCAGATCCCGGCAAAGTGACGGATATCAATATCATAATTAAGGCTCCTTCTGAAAAACAGGCGTTCTGGCAGTCCATTGCCTCAAGCTTTATCCCCATAAACGTTGGGGATGAGTATTCCATCGAGGCCATGGATATTGCTGTCAAGGCATTAACCCAGTCCCAGCTTTTTGAATTCATTAATGTACCGGATCCTGAAAAAACAGAACAAGGTGTGGTGCTCACCTTTGAATTGACGCCGTTTTTCAGGATACAGGATATTCAAATTAAAAACGCATTCCCCTTGTTTGAGCAGGAAGTGCTGAACGCAATGACCATAAAGGTTGGAGGCGTTTATCAAGCGCTGAAAATGGCCGACCAAGCCGAGCGGGTGGAAAAACTTTTCAAGCGCCGGGGGTATTATGCGCCAAAGGTTAATATATCTGCCGTGAAACAGGGCAATAGGTACGATATTGAAGTGGATATTGACAAGGGCCCATTTCACAATATCCACAAGGTTAAGTTTGAAGGCAACGATAATATCGGCCAGGCCCGTCTTAAATTTGTAACCAGTGCCTGGCGCAAATCCCTTTTGCCGTGGCATGGCAACCGATTTACAGACAAAATGATGAAGGAAGATATTAAAAAAGTCACACAATTTTACCGGGAAAAAGGGTATGCAGATGTTCAGGTGGCGGCAAAAACGGTGCCGGTTAAAGGCAGCGATGCTTTGGATGTCATTTTCACAATTGATGAAGGTCCGCTGTACAAAATTGATATTCAGGGCAATGACGCCTTTTACAAATGGTCTTTGAAAAAAGAACTTCTGCTCGAGGAAAAAGGGAACAAAAATGATTTTGCCCTGAAAAAAAGCATGCAAAATATCAAAAAACGGTATGAGACGAAAGGTTTTCGAGATGCAGAAGTTAAAGACGAAAAAGAGGACTCTCAACGTCCGGGTGTGCGGCAGGTCAATATCGTTATCGACGAAGGGTTGAAGCACACAGTGTCTGAACTTAAAATCAATGGTGCAAACACGTTGCCTTTTGAGGAACTTAAAAAAAATATTCTGACTCGGGAAAAGGGCGCTTTCAGCAAAACTGAACTGAAAGATGACCTTAAAGCGGTTAAGGCATTGTATGTTACCAAAGGGTTTACCAAAATTAAGGTGAATAAAAAGGTTAAGATCAGTGATGCGCCGGATAAGAACGAAAAACAGGTTGCCGTTGAGATCATTATAAATGAAGGGCCCAGAACAACGGTCGAACAGGTCAATGTCCAAGGGCTTTCGGTCATTTCTTTGGACGAGGCCAGTGATGTCATGGCCCTGAAAAAGGGGAGCTGGTATGACAGTGCCCTTCTTGATGATGACATGTCAGCGCTGCAGCAGGCTGTATCGGAAAAAGGCTACCCCCATGTCCAGGTTAAAGCGGATTCCAAATTTTCTAGGGATAGAACCCGGATCCGGATCACCTATCATGTGGACCAGGGGCCTAAGGTTGTGGTGGGCAGGATTTTTTATGTCGGAGGGCTGCGAATAAAACAGAAAGAGCTTGAAGATGAGATGGAGATCGCCCCGGGAGACCCGTTTTCCATGCTCAAGATTGTGGACTCCCGCAGGAACATCCAGGATCTTAATGCCGTGGATAGTGTCAGGGTCAGAATTGCAGGCCTTAAAAACCGGCAGCCCGAGGCTGACCTGATTGTGGAGATATCCGAGAAAAAACCCTATTATGTGGAATTGGCCGTCGGATATGATACCTCCCGGCATTTGTATATGGAAGCCGGCATCGGGGATAAGGATTTTTTTGGCAAGAACCTGAATGCCGAAGCCGGTCTTGAGTTCAGCCAGGTGGGGTACGGCATGAATTTTTCCTTAACTGAACCACGGTTTCTTTCCACACGCTTCACTTCCACAAGCAAGGCTTATATACAAGAAAACGAGGCGTTCAACAAAGATTACGGCATCAGAACCTATGGCTTGTCCCAAACGTTTTTGCGCAATTTTAAAGATAAGAAGATCAACCTTTCCTTAGGCGGGGGCTATGAATACCGGGACCGGTATTTAAGGGTGGATCGTGAACTTGATGATGATGAAGAGGACGATTATGGGGTTCGCCATATCGGCCAGGTTAATACAGGTATTACCTGGCGTACTACAGACTCCCTTGTCCGCCCCCGAAAGGGGTTGTTTGCATCGACAACCTTTGATGTATTCAAAGGCACGGATTCCAGTCTTGATGACTTTTACAAATACGGCCTGGAGCTGCGGTATTATTTTCCGGTCACCAACGACCTGGTTATCGCCATGCGTGGCCGCTATGGATACATGGACACTTACAGGGGCAATACCAATATTTCCGATGATCAGCTCTATTATCTGGGTGGTGCGTCAACCGTAAGGGGGTTTGATGAAAACATGCTGCAGTATGATGATGACGACAACGCCGTGGGGGGCAGGTCCATGATGCTCGGCTCTGTGGAAGCCCGATACGATCTGACTTTAAACTATGAGTTCGCCCTGTTTTTTGACACCGGCGCCTTAACCCAAATCCAGGAACCGGGCATCTCGGAATCATTCCGAAGCAGTGCCGGTATTGGTCTGCGCCGTCAGACACCGGTGGGGCCCATCAGTTTGCTGTACGGCTGGAAATTAAATCCCCGGGCCGATGAAAGCAAGGGGGCTTTTTATTTTTCCATGGGCTACACCTTTTAA